The genomic stretch TTATACATTCAATTGAGAATCTAAAGTGtcaatattttcattattatattgttaattgtgtttataatatatgatCAACAAGAATGAAATGGTGGACAGCTATCAACAAAGctgttaaatatatatgtgttgaactatcaaatttaaatggaCCACTTTATAAACAGAGTATCCTAAcaataatacataatatcGTTTGTTATAACCCAGTTATAAGGCTAGTATTGACTTGTGATACCCCAGCCATATCATATTATATAGCTGTCTGCCTACCATTTTAAACTGAAATActaatgaatataaaaatcaatCCTATGAAAGTATAACATGATATCGACACAGAATAGAAAATCTCCAGAATTCATTTTTCAGTTACACAAGTTTAGTAAACAATCCATGAATCAGTGTTAACTGGCCATAATGTACATATGGCTACGTATAACAGCTGAGTATGGTTAGTCGTTTATCTACATGATGTTTATCTGGAGAATCTTGTAGAATCCACTCACAAATAGCCCATTCCTAGTAATGTCTCATATGGCAGCAATTTATCAAGTAATCCATCTGGTACCAAATAAGATCCTAATTGGATAGTTTGTTGTTTTAGTGGACGAAACAACCAGATGTTTCCTTTGCTAGTGGGTTTGGTATGTGTATAGTAACAGATACGAGGTATCCAGTAAAATATTGCCTTGCTCCAGAGTGAATTCTTTTGGGACGTGGACTGTTTACCTGCACACATCTAGGTGTGTTTTATTAGTTTTGTCATTGGATAACTGGATAATAGGTCAATATACGGTGGAGTATTTGGCTACAATGGCATCACACATTAACTATCCATAGTTGTCATATTAAAGTATAATGAAGGAGCAGGGAATTAACAGGTACACCAGGGTGACCCAACTGACCCTAACGTGCTAATAGGATGAGTGTGGCACAGTTATGGAAGGTGTACCTGATCACCTGATGGTCGTACTCAGTGGAGACACCGTCGTCACAATAACCTTAAAATGGATAACTGTGTATAAAGTACACCTAATGTAGGTCGAACAACAAGGCATGGTTTTAGTGTTATTCTATTGGTTCTAGGTGTAAGATTGAGTGTCGTATGacaataatacaaaaactTGAAACACTAAACAATGATATTCCAGTTCTAGTATGTCATCAGATGATATCCcatttatctattattagaatatattattatatttatcattggtgtgtaaataatgaCCCCCGtcacaaatataatacataagTGTGATAATAGTGGTTAATTTCTAATTACCACATTCCATAGGTGCCATGTTCtattatgtttgtgtatgGTATGTTACCGATTTATACTGTTAAATGTCTTTATCAAATatactaataaaatttattaattattaatataacaaaattaactaAACAaaagtttttaaaatgtgtataagtttgtacattattagGTATATGTATGGAATCTGTAGGTTGACCCTATAAGAATGGATATATGTAATTCAGTTAAATCGTAATATAATTGCCAATATTTAgctcaaatttaaatatatataatttaaaattaatgaatataatataattttaaaaaagataatattGTGTGAGTAAAAATTACCATGTAATGTAATACCAACAGTATGCCATAAATAATCTCATGTGTTTATtctaaaattatatgtacCGTATTTTTAAGcaattttatatgttatatatatgtgccAACCATCAttgaattttatattttttcattacCGAACTTTGGAAGACGATGTTCTAACCTGATCCTGGTACGTTACACCCATCACCATACTATTGATATAACCctaataattacacatttactatTACCATGGAATCGCATATAttctcaattttttatctaaatATACTGTTCAGGTGCTACCATTATCGTATCTTAATCGACTATACTATGCTACTACATACAGCATGAGTACATATTCGCTAGACAATACATCCACTGTGTACATAGTtctcattaattttataacacatttgaaCATATGgtacatttaatttacagtaGTTGTTACCTTGTTGACTAATTTTGTTACAAATTGCTATTTTAGGCTCTCTTTTGATGCCTCGTTTCATCAATGGGGTGCTGCTATCtcatacatatattaatggTACCACTAATAGCCTACCAATAGTATCATATCATATGGATCCCAGTCCAGTCAACTGGTATTACCATAATATTGATGTATTTTCACCTCAATTTACTCAGGGTCGGttactgttgttatattatCCACGGCTTTAGATATTGgctattatttgtttatattgcTTGATGCCATTGGttgtttacatattatttcaGTTGGTTATGATTGATTATAACATTGCTATTATTTCATAATGGATGATTATACTCTTGGTACAATTGGCTATAGTATCTTAATCCATGAATGATTATTAATAATCTGTAGCTGCCAAACCTTGACCTGCTGAACCCTCACCTTAGGAAGCTTCATCTGCCTTGCCTTCTGCCTAACCTTCAGCAGACAAGCCATCTGTTGATCCTCTTAAGGCACTACCTGAATCGGCTTCAGTAGGTTCACTACCTCCAGGTGCTACGCTAGCGGTATTCTCTTCATTCAGTGATCCAATTGATGTTGGTGTACCTTGTGAAGAACTTTAAAGGATCGTCTATGATGCAGACAAGCCGGAGGTAAGTGTTCCTGGTGCTGGTGCTGTCAGGTCTGAAGTTATGACAGTTCCCATTCCCCTTGCTCTcacaataatattattatgcTAGCGAGCCTATAATTGGTTTcccttttatttaaaactgCACTATCGTTATCACGTTCAGCAAGTACACCCATACCAACATTGAGTAATCTATTGCCCATTTTTGgaaataacatataatgGAAGTGCCCttgaattaattatatacaatcagaaataaacaaaaatagaaaatttttcattataagatttgatatttaaatactgtTTGTTGAATATTCGAATCGGAAATTTGTCATTTACATACACAGCTTTGAAACTCGATAATTACcttgttttaattacttGAAATACAGGAAGTTCATCCATATAATGTAACATAAACGATAATGACTCTCTCTAATAAAACGTCGATGGCCGACGAGGACCCGAGTCCCGTGTTTTGGGAGAGCCATGTGTATAACAAATCcgatattaaaaaattaaaagacAATGGATTTAGCTATTACGATGATGCAACAATTTTCAGGTATCTGTTTTATAGCTGGTTCAACAAATGGGCCTTGGCACTCTCGAGGAAGTATCTGGAACCATATAAGCTACACCCTTTGCAGGTTTCAGAtcagattttaaaatgggaACCAATTTTTTCTAAACATGTCAGTGATGGGTTAGTAAGATTGGATCTTTACGAGGCCACTAAGTCCTGTAAAAATCCAGTTAAACCATCTAACATTCTGTTACGTGCCATCTTATTGACAACATGGAAAAGATCATTTGCGTTGTTTTTAGCGCTTGTGATAGGGAACATTTTGAGCATGAGCATATCCATTTTGGTTGAAAAGTTGATTACGATTGTGAGCAATCCAGAAATACACGTAGCCAAGACagtgttgttgttgtttgcTGTAGTTTGTTTTCAGATAATGGATGGACTTTTACTTGAGaatatatacttttatCTTAACAGGATGATTTACACACTCCATTACTTGTACGGTATAGTGCCATTTCGTCACGGTATGTCCAACAGGCGCCTatactacaacaacatcaatGGATCCAACTTATTGAACACCTGCAACCAGGTACTTCACAGCTTTTCGCCTGATTCGCCCTGTTCCAAAAACCCATTGTTCTGCCCGTCTCTCCGCTACCACAACAAGGAAATGAGTCCCAAGGTTTTCacatatgtgttttatGACTCGTTTTATATTGCTCTGGCCTTTGATTCGACCAGATTTATAGTCGAGTTTCTAACGAATTTTATTTACGGCGTGTTCTTGATGTCGAGACACGTAAAGGCCAACTTGTGGGTACTATATGTTACTGGAGCATTGTTTCTGATTTTTATGGTTACCATAGAGATATTTAACGCCctcatatataaatacatactATACATGAGGGACTACAAAGTAACTAAGTACAATAACATCCTCGGAAGACTaagtaatattaaaaaaatgttcTGTGACGACATCggatttaatattattactcAAACAAGGAATGACGAGCTTTCTTTAGTCTTTAtcaaaatttttattacatttcTTAATATGTGTGCATTCAGCACCTCAATTAATGTCTCgttttatttgattaaaaGCTATTTTGTTAAGACAGTTAATGATGCAAATGTCATAACTGATATTAACACCGCAGCATTCATGACAacgttttatatatacatgagAATAGTCACTTCcatgtttaaaattcctAGGGCGATAAACGTTGCTGGAATGGCTTATGCATCGTATAAAAGATTAAATAAGTATCTTTCTGGTTGTTCCCCTAATTTCTATGTCgctgataataaatttactggTTCAGCCAATGTCAGTTCAATTATAGCCGATACAACTGATCAACTTCCTAATGACACTGTGGTTTACTACAAAAACGCTTCATTCACATGGGTCTACACACGCAACGACctattaaacaaaaattatgaCACACActtgaaaaatttaaacttcttGTTGAAACGCAGCGAAATAGCCATTGTCACCGGTTCCAAAGGATCAggtaaatcaaattttgtaaaatcaGTGCTGGGTGAAATGACCCTTGTTGGGGGCTCTATGGCCGTTGTACcattacacacatcaatGCCCATATTCTATGCCTCCCAAGATATTTGGTTAAAACACGGCTCTATAAGGTCAATTATAACGTTCggatataaatttgatgaGCATTTGTACAAGACTGTGTTGAAGGCTGTTGAACTTGAATTTGACATATCAACATGGGAGAAGGGTGACCTCAGAGTAGTGTCAGATAATGCCCCTTCACTCAGTGGAGGTCAACGTGTAAGAATGGAGTTGGCTCGTGCAGTGTACGCTTATTTGATATTCCATCAAGTAAACAAGGAGTATAATAACAGCAAGTGTTCGTTTTTGATGTGTCTGGATGCATCGTTCCATGGCCTAGATCCATACGTATCcaaaactatattcaataacctgtttaacgtTAAATCAGGGCTATTGGTAAAGAACGATTTAAGTGTCGTTTTAACATCGTCGAAACAGATACTGGATACGTGCACCAAGTCATGTGATCCAGCCCAATTCCCGAAAGTGCCAATTTTTAACGTCaagaacaaggagctgGCCTTCTTATCCTATCTAGGAAACTTCATCAGGAACAAGAGGCACGAGGGCGACTTCAACTATTCGACATATTCTAAAGCTGGCTATTACACCCTTAATCGCCTAAACAACGACATGCTtggtttttgtttttccgACAATTCCAGGTCGAGTCGTGCCCAGTTAATCAAACAACTATACGGAGATTCCTTCgtaaaatacaacaaaaaTCTCTTCGGAAAAGTTTGGTTCAAGCCGTATTTTATG from Theileria orientalis strain Shintoku DNA, chromosome 1, complete genome encodes the following:
- a CDS encoding ABC transporter, which produces MTLSNKTSMADEDPSPVFWESHVYNKSDIKKLKDNGFSYYDDATIFRYLFYSWFNKWALALSRKYLEPYKLHPLQVSDQILKWEPIFSKHVSDGLVRLDLYEATKSCKNPVKPSNILLRAILLTTWKRSFALFLALVIGNILSMSISILVEKLITIVSNPEIHVAKTVLLLFAVVCFQIMDGLLLENIYFYLNRMIYTLHYLYGIVPFRHGMSNRRLYYNNINGSNLLNTCNQVLHSFSPDSPCSKNPLFCPSLRYHNKEMSPKVFTYVFYDSFYIALAFDSTRFIVEFLTNFIYGVFLMSRHVKANLWVLYVTGALFLIFMVTIEIFNALIYKYILYMRDYKVTKYNNILGRLSNIKKMFCDDIGFNIITQTRNDELSLVFIKIFITFLNMCAFSTSINVSFYLIKSYFVKTVNDANVITDINTAAFMTTFYIYMRIVTSMFKIPRAINVAGMAYASYKRLNKYLSGCSPNFYVADNKFTGSANVSSIIADTTDQLPNDTVVYYKNASFTWVYTRNDLLNKNYDTHLKNLNFLLKRSEIAIVTGSKGSGKSNFVKSVLGEMTLVGGSMAVVPLHTSMPIFYASQDIWLKHGSIRSIITFGYKFDEHLYKTVLKAVELEFDISTWEKGDLRVVSDNAPSLSGGQRVRMELARAVYAYLIFHQVNKEYNNSKCSFLMCLDASFHGLDPYVSKTIFNNLFNVKSGLLVKNDLSVVLTSSKQILDTCTKSCDPAQFPKVPIFNVKNKELAFLSYLGNFIRNKRHEGDFNYSTYSKAGYYTLNRLNNDMLGFCFSDNSRSSRAQLIKQLYGDSFVKYNKNLFGKVWFKPYFMFMKPAAVSFALYIILTVALNAMDYVKLVLSTNLSDYITKNINDHNKGTIVDLAVIKSRSNSALKVTVIFVSVIIALSLLATISISAGSIVSCRKLHEYALHTIFSYRSSVLKIKKQIIHVITFLSSDIMITDDIAGLFIALLLFSSIQTVTNIITLFYVIPISVPFILLTLVLIYIYIMRRYIGSAVNLHIGFLEAVSQMNSVIDRSITGGSVYRSFNRNSDLLRDFLEHRDYKARTKFLFVAVVSWSTILFTWIFSLTTFIILVIPIILDKYTNYKMTVGYFGLALSLCTNVINSYSNFAFMYACNQMNISSIDRFQYFIPPGQKLKFDKCPNTHEEYVVNPESKHVSDMDKKQLLRRRAIEFKNENKRFYALRRLFYHPKLHILDVGRYLTSDRTGVQLNNVCVYTTPEHTPESMILKHLTVAAIKSEIIGIVGRTGAGKTTLLSVLQNISTNRTGQVLLDGKDLNDIPKIVLRQIIGVLPQLPFVFKGWTVRRFLDPRKLFTDDEINQALSKCGLLNFVNELSGGRKLNSILVPEDPLLYHQKSKGAQSITKKYTKPGDESDMLLSYNQLRTLYLARLVLYRHFFRLIVVDEPPEEDPEKADVRKDDLSVPIYELLQKHFSHCTTFVTAHDVNVLKSCTSVWVIHEGCVVKTCKASEVSANESIASIIEENVKKS